One stretch of Streptomyces sp. R21 DNA includes these proteins:
- a CDS encoding alpha/beta fold hydrolase, translating into MRESWELLTSGPPDADRSVLLLPGGANAARSFNLVMADPALSGVRLVATTLPGMAGAPVSEDMSIPALSRSAGELAKEHRCDVVVGFSHGATVVLDMVLSGHFHGPAVLLGISLTTEDEAPFFRAVVRASQKLGSLPMAALLRLMPLMARFAKAPELHKKELIEDFKQNRASDSVRACGEYLDYIAADRDFAAELATSGNPVWVVHAEKGDGGLTDAERATLEAAPNVTLVTIPGSVFLLPDEAPQETAAAIASALSQAF; encoded by the coding sequence ATGAGGGAATCCTGGGAGCTTCTGACGTCGGGGCCACCGGATGCGGATCGATCGGTCCTGCTCCTGCCGGGCGGAGCCAACGCCGCCCGGTCGTTCAACCTGGTGATGGCTGATCCGGCGCTGTCCGGTGTCCGTTTGGTCGCTACGACGCTCCCGGGCATGGCGGGCGCGCCTGTGTCCGAAGACATGTCCATTCCCGCGCTGTCTCGCAGCGCCGGGGAGCTGGCCAAGGAACACCGGTGCGACGTGGTCGTGGGCTTCTCCCACGGCGCGACGGTGGTCCTGGACATGGTGCTGTCGGGGCACTTCCATGGCCCGGCCGTGCTCCTCGGCATCAGCCTGACCACTGAGGATGAGGCACCGTTCTTCCGCGCCGTCGTACGGGCGTCGCAGAAACTCGGTAGCTTGCCGATGGCCGCACTGCTCCGGCTCATGCCGCTGATGGCCAGATTTGCCAAGGCACCTGAGCTGCACAAGAAGGAACTGATTGAGGACTTCAAGCAGAACAGAGCCAGTGATTCGGTTCGAGCGTGCGGCGAGTACCTCGACTACATTGCTGCAGATCGAGACTTCGCCGCCGAGCTGGCCACATCTGGCAATCCTGTGTGGGTGGTCCACGCCGAGAAGGGGGATGGAGGCCTGACCGACGCCGAACGCGCCACGCTCGAAGCCGCTCCCAACGTGACCCTGGTGACGATTCCCGGCTCGGTGTTCCTCCTCCCGGACGAGGCTCCACAGGAGACCGCCGCAGCGATCGCAAGCGCTCTGTCGCAGGCGTTCTGA
- a CDS encoding S8 family serine peptidase: MLAATLGAALAFGAPGALAGTLPVGPSTAPAAKAHALAVAPASQSATWVAGTRAYLVITAPGDSSAVRSAIAANGGTVFSNFDAIGVIVAHSASSGFAATMRGVAGVQQVGATRTSDVPADAYTPALPANPAQASTPAGEPVRTDMSQIKADQAWAMNPGSASVTVGILDTGMDDQHQDLAPNFDAADSVSCAYGKPDTRAGAWRDVDTHGTHVAGTIAAAKNGKGVVGVAPGVKIAAVRVAEPGNSFFFAENTICGFVWAGDHGFKVTNNSYYTDPWQFNCPDNIDQAAIIEGVKRAQEYAEGKGSLQIAAAGNENYDLAHKTTDSASPNDSTPVTRTITNACLDIPTELPGVVTVAANGTGVTKASFSNYGQGVIDVAAPGSNVYSTVPGGGYGSKSGTSMATPHVVGVAALIASANPGITPAQLRAKLAEQANDIACPSDSRCTGTTANNSFFGEGQVDALKAVGATPPTGKYFENLADFAINDNATVESPIAVTGVTGNAPATLKVGVDIAHTYIGDLKVDLVAPDGTVYTLHNHAGGSADNIAQTFTVNASSEVANGTWKLRVNDNAASDTGKIDAWNLTF, translated from the coding sequence GTGCTGGCGGCCACGCTCGGCGCCGCCCTCGCGTTCGGCGCCCCGGGAGCCCTCGCGGGCACGCTCCCCGTCGGCCCCTCCACCGCGCCGGCCGCCAAGGCCCACGCTCTGGCCGTCGCGCCGGCTTCCCAGAGTGCGACCTGGGTGGCCGGGACGCGTGCCTACCTCGTGATCACTGCCCCCGGTGACAGTTCGGCGGTCCGCTCGGCGATCGCGGCCAACGGCGGCACCGTCTTCTCGAACTTCGACGCCATCGGCGTGATCGTCGCCCACTCGGCGTCCAGCGGATTCGCCGCCACCATGCGCGGTGTCGCCGGCGTGCAGCAGGTCGGCGCCACGCGTACCTCGGACGTCCCGGCCGACGCCTACACCCCGGCGCTCCCGGCAAATCCGGCTCAGGCCTCGACCCCGGCCGGAGAACCGGTCCGGACCGACATGAGCCAGATCAAGGCCGACCAGGCCTGGGCCATGAACCCAGGCTCCGCCTCCGTCACGGTCGGCATCCTGGACACCGGTATGGACGACCAGCACCAAGACCTGGCGCCCAACTTCGACGCGGCCGACTCGGTCTCCTGCGCCTACGGCAAGCCCGACACCCGTGCCGGCGCGTGGCGGGACGTCGACACGCACGGCACCCACGTAGCGGGCACCATCGCCGCGGCCAAGAACGGCAAGGGCGTCGTCGGAGTGGCACCCGGGGTGAAGATCGCCGCGGTCCGGGTCGCCGAGCCGGGCAACTCGTTCTTCTTCGCCGAGAACACCATCTGCGGCTTCGTCTGGGCCGGTGACCACGGCTTCAAGGTCACCAATAACAGCTATTACACGGACCCGTGGCAGTTCAACTGCCCGGACAACATCGACCAGGCCGCCATCATCGAGGGCGTCAAGCGCGCCCAGGAGTACGCCGAGGGCAAGGGCTCCCTCCAGATCGCCGCCGCGGGCAACGAGAACTACGACCTCGCCCACAAGACAACCGACTCCGCGAGCCCGAACGACTCGACGCCGGTCACCCGCACTATCACCAACGCTTGCCTCGACATCCCGACCGAGCTGCCGGGCGTGGTCACGGTCGCGGCCAACGGCACTGGCGTCACCAAGGCCTCGTTCTCCAACTACGGTCAGGGCGTCATCGACGTCGCGGCGCCGGGCAGCAACGTGTACTCCACCGTCCCCGGCGGCGGCTACGGCAGCAAGAGCGGCACCTCGATGGCCACCCCGCACGTGGTCGGCGTGGCGGCACTCATCGCCAGCGCCAACCCGGGCATCACCCCGGCGCAGCTCCGCGCCAAGCTGGCCGAGCAGGCCAACGACATCGCCTGCCCCTCGGACAGCCGCTGCACGGGCACGACGGCCAACAACTCGTTCTTCGGCGAGGGACAGGTCGACGCCCTCAAGGCCGTCGGGGCCACCCCGCCGACCGGCAAGTACTTCGAGAACCTCGCGGACTTCGCCATCAACGACAACGCGACCGTGGAGAGCCCGATCGCCGTAACCGGCGTGACCGGCAACGCCCCGGCCACCCTCAAGGTGGGTGTGGACATCGCGCACACCTACATCGGTGACCTGAAGGTCGACCTGGTGGCGCCGGACGGCACCGTCTACACGCTGCACAACCACGCCGGCGGCAGCGCCGACAACATCGCCCAGACCTTTACCGTGAACGCCTCCTCGGAGGTCGCGAACGGCACCTGGAAGCTGCGCGTCAACGACAACGCCGCCTCCGACACAGGCAAGATCGACGCCTGGAACCTGACCTTCTAG
- a CDS encoding LysR family transcriptional regulator translates to MQLDLNLLTALDALLEEGSVAGAADRLHVTAPAMSRSLGRIRKATGDQILVRTGRHMTPTPRALAMRTEVHALVQQAHQLLSAHTDLDLAGLERVFTVRLHDALTTACGSALVAAVHRQAPEVKIRLTVEPGHDTPELRRGEVDVASSAGPPSQPDIRHRLIGQDRIILAVRAAHPLTEGPVTVERYAAADHVTVSRRGSLRDRVDEVVAALGQERRVIVSAPATDTALQLARDADVVVTLPDAVTRSARDQLGLTTLSLPFDLPPVPLYLLWHQRYDNDPAHTWLLNLATQTLQDLFTTPDASDQ, encoded by the coding sequence ATGCAACTGGATTTGAATCTGCTCACTGCCCTGGACGCGTTGCTGGAGGAGGGCAGCGTGGCTGGAGCCGCGGACCGGCTGCACGTCACCGCGCCGGCCATGAGCCGCTCGCTGGGTCGTATCCGCAAAGCCACCGGCGATCAGATCCTGGTCCGCACCGGACGCCACATGACGCCCACCCCCCGTGCGCTGGCCATGCGCACCGAGGTCCACGCGCTGGTACAGCAAGCTCACCAGTTGCTGTCCGCCCATACGGACCTCGACCTGGCAGGCCTGGAGCGGGTGTTCACCGTCCGCTTGCACGACGCCCTCACTACCGCCTGCGGGAGCGCCCTCGTCGCCGCGGTGCACCGCCAGGCCCCGGAGGTGAAGATACGTCTCACGGTCGAGCCCGGCCACGACACCCCTGAGCTGCGTCGCGGCGAAGTCGATGTGGCCTCCAGTGCCGGACCGCCGTCCCAGCCCGACATCCGTCACCGCCTCATCGGCCAGGACAGGATCATCCTTGCTGTCCGGGCGGCCCATCCACTCACCGAAGGGCCGGTGACCGTCGAGAGGTACGCGGCGGCCGATCACGTGACCGTCTCCCGGCGTGGAAGCCTCCGCGACCGGGTCGACGAGGTCGTCGCAGCCCTCGGCCAGGAGCGCCGTGTCATCGTCTCCGCCCCCGCGACGGACACCGCACTGCAGCTCGCCCGTGACGCCGACGTCGTGGTCACCCTCCCCGACGCGGTCACCCGCTCCGCCCGCGACCAGCTGGGCCTGACCACGCTGTCGCTACCATTCGACCTGCCACCCGTACCTCTCTACCTGCTCTGGCACCAGCGTTACGACAACGACCCCGCCCACACCTGGCTGCTCAACCTGGCGACCCAGACCCTCCAGGACCTGTTCACCACTCCCGACGCCTCTGACCAGTAG
- a CDS encoding alpha/beta fold hydrolase → MERTIQKKLSVGGDSWVTVDVYGEPDAPGLVLVPGVMSDAHTWRRVVGAIAAWPSVVVVNRRGRTPSGPLTSSYSLRTEVEDLGVVLDEFDSTRALFGWSYGGLITLLAANDRPIPHVIAYEPVMQPFGHHAVPDLKSAAETADWDRCVEIVNRQISGFSAAHVEDLQADQHGWAILRRLSEPLYAELGALNAAPPPDVMARQADQVDLIIGQCNRGTAPYGTSFDNVRQHVAHAGVHELAGQGHLAHIQAPAELGHLLNNLAAI, encoded by the coding sequence ATGGAGCGAACGATTCAGAAGAAGCTGTCGGTCGGCGGGGACAGCTGGGTCACGGTCGATGTATACGGGGAGCCGGATGCTCCGGGCCTCGTCCTCGTCCCGGGCGTCATGAGTGATGCGCACACGTGGCGCCGGGTCGTGGGCGCCATCGCGGCCTGGCCCTCAGTGGTAGTCGTAAACCGTCGGGGACGCACTCCCTCGGGGCCCTTGACCAGTTCCTACTCGCTGCGGACAGAGGTCGAGGACCTCGGCGTGGTCCTTGACGAGTTCGACAGCACGAGGGCGCTTTTCGGCTGGAGCTACGGCGGCTTGATCACCTTGCTAGCCGCCAACGATCGCCCGATTCCCCATGTGATCGCCTACGAGCCGGTGATGCAGCCATTCGGACACCATGCAGTGCCGGACCTGAAGAGCGCAGCGGAGACGGCGGACTGGGATCGCTGCGTCGAGATCGTCAATCGGCAGATCTCCGGCTTCTCCGCTGCGCATGTCGAGGATCTTCAGGCCGATCAGCACGGTTGGGCGATCTTGCGTCGCTTGAGCGAACCGCTGTACGCCGAACTCGGCGCGCTCAACGCGGCGCCGCCTCCGGATGTGATGGCGCGACAGGCAGATCAAGTGGACCTGATCATCGGCCAGTGCAACCGCGGAACAGCCCCCTACGGAACGTCGTTCGACAATGTGCGGCAGCACGTCGCTCACGCCGGAGTCCACGAACTCGCCGGCCAGGGCCATCTGGCCCACATTCAGGCGCCGGCAGAGCTTGGCCACCTGCTCAACAACCTCGCCGCCATTTGA
- a CDS encoding TetR/AcrR family transcriptional regulator encodes MTERNRGRPRAFDRDRAVLEAARLFWRRGYSGTSTRTLTAALGLSTSSLYAAFGSKAGLFEEAVRTYVERYREIYQQAVAENVIQTVIERILTDSVHEFTQPSGTHPGCLISSAVMTDSTSTLDTSAYVAELHSSNEQALLVRIERAIQDGELTAGTNAAVLTGLIQSVWHGLSVRSNVDTAREDLLATVQLAHQLICQQLTSPTS; translated from the coding sequence GTGACCGAACGCAACCGTGGACGCCCCCGAGCCTTCGACCGCGACCGTGCGGTCCTCGAAGCCGCTCGCCTCTTCTGGCGACGCGGCTACTCCGGCACCTCGACCCGCACCCTGACCGCGGCCCTCGGGCTCTCCACGTCCAGCCTCTACGCCGCCTTCGGCAGCAAGGCCGGACTGTTCGAGGAAGCGGTGCGGACCTACGTCGAGCGGTACCGCGAGATCTACCAGCAGGCTGTCGCCGAGAACGTCATCCAGACCGTCATCGAACGCATCCTGACCGACTCGGTCCACGAGTTCACCCAGCCAAGCGGCACGCACCCGGGGTGTCTCATCAGCAGCGCCGTGATGACCGACAGCACGAGCACGCTCGATACCAGCGCCTACGTCGCCGAACTGCATAGCTCGAACGAGCAGGCTCTCCTAGTGCGCATCGAGCGAGCGATCCAGGACGGGGAACTAACCGCGGGCACCAACGCAGCGGTCCTGACCGGGCTCATCCAATCCGTCTGGCACGGATTGTCAGTGCGGTCCAACGTCGACACGGCTCGCGAGGACCTGCTCGCGACGGTGCAACTTGCTCACCAACTGATCTGCCAACAACTCACGTCACCAACGTCCTGA
- a CDS encoding class I SAM-dependent methyltransferase, which produces MGRVTTNTADLWHHYGRARAASDRGVPDGFYWAWGQDAGPGAEVLGNLAGRCVGDLGAGAARHAAHLAVQHQPARVTAVDASPAQYAMATDLYGYLAPRLRIVHSDVAPHLHAMRGTYDVLYSVFGAIDFTDPRELLPAAAAALRPGGRLVFATLAHYLSGTPAQPDVVAADVPAKTPDGEEATMRRWVLQEHVWTKLLDEAGFTEITITVLPATAEGARTADTLLVSAHRPS; this is translated from the coding sequence ATGGGGCGGGTGACCACCAACACCGCAGACCTCTGGCACCACTACGGCCGCGCCCGCGCCGCCAGTGACCGCGGCGTTCCGGACGGCTTCTACTGGGCCTGGGGGCAAGACGCCGGGCCCGGCGCGGAGGTCTTGGGCAACCTGGCCGGGCGCTGTGTAGGCGACCTCGGCGCCGGCGCTGCCCGGCACGCCGCGCACCTGGCGGTGCAGCACCAGCCAGCCCGGGTCACCGCGGTCGACGCCTCGCCCGCCCAGTACGCCATGGCGACCGACCTGTACGGGTACCTCGCGCCGCGCCTACGCATCGTGCACTCCGACGTGGCACCTCATCTACACGCGATGCGCGGCACGTACGACGTGCTGTACAGCGTCTTCGGCGCCATCGACTTCACCGACCCGCGCGAGCTGCTGCCGGCGGCGGCCGCAGCGTTGCGGCCGGGCGGGCGGCTGGTGTTCGCGACGCTCGCCCACTACCTGAGCGGGACGCCTGCCCAGCCGGATGTGGTCGCGGCCGATGTGCCAGCCAAGACACCGGATGGCGAGGAAGCCACCATGCGCCGCTGGGTGCTGCAGGAGCACGTGTGGACCAAGCTGCTCGACGAAGCCGGATTCACCGAGATCACCATCACCGTTCTCCCCGCCACGGCCGAAGGCGCACGCACCGCCGACACGCTGTTGGTGAGTGCGCACCGCCCGTCCTGA
- a CDS encoding three-Cys-motif partner protein TcmP: MGVLWKLEPATAAKHRLYQRYLDAWWPILLQTSQGNGYTRPRVTLLDAFAGPGRYEDNEPGSPVFILDRLLHHHAVDRMHLSPQRVHLVFIEKDRARHEHLLAELDSQFGPLKDLPVRVEVRRGDAGRDSLPVLTELGAWGHPILGIFDSWGSVNVPLEVMRRIARNRSSEVITTFGPNWFSRREELNADILDSVFGGRGFWTPAADELRSDERWRIWLNTFRDALRRAGFGYQLQFKLVPRTGQPLYLVFGTGSPAGLKAMKDAMWKVDDRDGESFRDPRTRGAEADGQLNFFQMDELCDPELLELVAQRLSTGAATVETVGDWLLTETARWLPKHALKAARQMRLDGQITVQSAGKLTTKSTISL; this comes from the coding sequence ATGGGCGTGTTATGGAAGCTGGAGCCGGCCACAGCTGCGAAGCACAGGCTCTACCAGCGGTATCTGGACGCCTGGTGGCCGATCTTGCTGCAGACTTCCCAGGGCAACGGCTACACGCGCCCGCGTGTCACGCTCCTGGATGCCTTCGCCGGCCCCGGCCGCTACGAGGACAACGAGCCGGGATCTCCGGTGTTCATCCTCGATCGCCTGCTCCACCATCACGCAGTCGACCGCATGCATCTCAGCCCCCAGCGGGTGCACCTGGTGTTCATCGAGAAGGACCGCGCCCGCCACGAGCACCTTCTCGCGGAACTGGACTCCCAGTTCGGGCCGCTTAAGGATCTGCCGGTACGAGTTGAGGTCCGGCGCGGTGATGCCGGCCGCGACAGCCTGCCTGTCCTTACCGAACTCGGAGCCTGGGGCCATCCGATCCTCGGCATCTTCGACAGCTGGGGCAGCGTCAACGTGCCGCTGGAGGTGATGAGGCGCATCGCCCGAAACCGTTCCAGCGAAGTGATCACCACCTTCGGCCCGAACTGGTTCAGCCGACGCGAGGAGCTCAACGCGGACATCCTGGATTCAGTCTTCGGCGGCCGCGGCTTCTGGACGCCGGCAGCCGATGAACTGCGTTCCGACGAACGATGGCGGATCTGGCTTAATACTTTCCGCGACGCGCTGCGCCGGGCCGGTTTCGGCTACCAGCTGCAGTTCAAGCTCGTGCCCCGCACCGGCCAGCCGCTCTATCTGGTCTTCGGCACCGGCAGCCCCGCCGGGCTGAAGGCGATGAAGGACGCCATGTGGAAGGTCGATGACCGTGACGGCGAAAGTTTCCGCGACCCCCGCACCCGCGGCGCCGAAGCCGACGGCCAGCTCAACTTCTTCCAGATGGACGAGCTGTGCGACCCCGAACTGCTGGAATTGGTCGCCCAGCGGCTGAGCACCGGGGCCGCCACAGTGGAGACGGTCGGCGACTGGCTGCTCACGGAGACCGCCCGCTGGCTGCCCAAACACGCATTGAAAGCCGCACGCCAGATGCGGCTGGACGGGCAGATCACCGTCCAATCCGCCGGGAAGCTCACCACGAAGAGCACGATCAGCCTGTAG
- a CDS encoding DUF5131 family protein, with protein MSDRSSIEWTEATWNPTTGCDRISEGCDNCYALTLSKRLKAMGSPKYQADGDPRTSGPGFGLTLHPDALSVPFGWKSPRTVFVNSMSDLFHARVPLDYVRRVFEVIAETPQHTYQVLTKRARRLRQVADRLEWPANLWMGVSVESVKELPRVDDLRQVPAAVRFLSCEPLIGPLGGLDLTDIHWVIAGGESGPRFRPVEEEWLTQIRDTCLSADVAFFFKQWGGRTPKASGRHLQGRTWDQMPLAVAAPTG; from the coding sequence GTGAGTGACCGCAGTTCGATCGAGTGGACCGAAGCGACGTGGAACCCGACCACGGGATGTGACCGCATCTCCGAGGGGTGCGACAACTGCTATGCATTGACGCTGTCGAAGCGGCTGAAGGCGATGGGGTCGCCGAAGTACCAGGCCGACGGTGACCCGCGTACCTCGGGGCCTGGATTCGGGCTGACGCTGCACCCGGACGCGCTGTCCGTTCCGTTCGGATGGAAGAGTCCGCGCACCGTATTCGTGAACTCCATGAGCGACCTGTTCCACGCTCGGGTGCCGCTCGACTACGTGCGCCGCGTCTTCGAGGTGATCGCCGAGACTCCGCAGCACACCTATCAGGTGCTGACCAAGCGGGCACGGCGCCTGCGGCAGGTTGCCGACCGCCTGGAGTGGCCGGCGAATCTGTGGATGGGCGTGTCGGTGGAGAGCGTGAAGGAGCTGCCTCGTGTTGACGACTTACGGCAGGTGCCGGCCGCGGTCAGGTTCTTGTCGTGTGAGCCGCTGATCGGCCCGCTGGGCGGCCTGGACCTGACGGACATTCACTGGGTGATCGCCGGTGGCGAGTCCGGGCCCCGCTTCCGCCCGGTGGAGGAGGAGTGGCTCACTCAGATCCGGGACACCTGTCTTTCGGCCGACGTGGCGTTTTTCTTCAAACAGTGGGGTGGGCGCACCCCGAAAGCGTCTGGCCGGCACCTGCAGGGCCGTACCTGGGACCAGATGCCCCTGGCTGTGGCGGCACCTACAGGCTGA
- a CDS encoding HNH endonuclease family protein — MRLTRAAAAALSALAVLLTPTNAHAAAPGDTVALPIRDALTALLVQGEDRTGYERTKFRHWIDADHNGCSTRSEVLLEEAVTAPEQGANCQLTGGTWYSPYDDTYFTQARALDIDHLVPLAEAWDSGASAWSAKEREAYANDLGDSRALIAVSAASNRSKSDQDPATWQPPAAGYRCTYATDWVSVKTRWNLAIDPAEQAALTDTLGGCPNIPIEVTRAR, encoded by the coding sequence GTGCGTCTCACCCGTGCCGCGGCCGCCGCACTGTCCGCGCTCGCCGTCCTGCTCACCCCTACCAACGCACATGCCGCCGCCCCCGGCGACACTGTCGCCCTGCCCATCCGCGACGCCTTGACGGCACTCCTCGTCCAGGGTGAGGACCGCACCGGCTACGAACGCACGAAGTTCCGGCACTGGATCGACGCCGACCACAACGGATGCTCGACAAGGAGCGAGGTGTTGCTCGAGGAGGCAGTCACTGCTCCCGAGCAGGGCGCCAACTGCCAGCTCACCGGCGGCACCTGGTACTCGCCGTATGACGACACCTACTTCACCCAGGCCCGCGCCCTCGACATCGACCACTTGGTCCCGCTCGCCGAAGCCTGGGATTCCGGCGCCTCCGCTTGGAGTGCGAAGGAGCGCGAGGCCTACGCCAACGACCTCGGGGACTCGCGGGCGCTGATTGCGGTGTCCGCCGCTTCCAACCGCAGCAAATCTGATCAAGATCCGGCGACCTGGCAGCCCCCGGCCGCCGGCTACCGCTGCACCTACGCCACCGACTGGGTGAGCGTCAAAACCCGCTGGAATCTCGCCATCGACCCCGCGGAACAGGCCGCGCTCACCGACACCCTGGGTGGCTGCCCGAACATCCCCATCGAGGTCACCCGCGCCCGATGA
- a CDS encoding excalibur calcium-binding protein, translating into MNRKSVAGGIVAAIASIAPLSGVAYAQDLDCRDFVFQEDAQAVFNADPSDPNRLDEDQGPDDGIACEALPHRATASPSQTAVPSAATPTRGVQGGAGGTVRTGPSGWDMSVGLGLTASGALAAGLTLHRMRRT; encoded by the coding sequence ATGAACCGCAAAAGCGTTGCAGGCGGCATAGTCGCCGCGATCGCGTCGATCGCCCCGCTGTCCGGTGTCGCATACGCCCAGGACCTCGACTGCCGCGACTTCGTCTTTCAGGAAGACGCGCAGGCTGTCTTCAATGCCGACCCGTCGGACCCCAACCGTCTGGACGAGGACCAGGGCCCGGATGACGGCATCGCCTGTGAGGCACTGCCGCACCGAGCCACCGCCTCGCCCAGCCAGACTGCCGTCCCCTCAGCGGCCACCCCCACCCGCGGTGTTCAGGGCGGTGCGGGCGGCACCGTCCGCACAGGCCCGTCAGGATGGGACATGAGCGTGGGCCTTGGCCTCACCGCAAGCGGCGCCCTCGCAGCCGGTCTCACTCTGCACCGCATGCGCCGCACCTGA
- a CDS encoding M20 family metallopeptidase — MSENLVEPARNRVASVIDLAQRLVRVPSRGGLDPYGPVLNVLEEWLFGHGLPHKRLMSPEGNLVGLVVEIAGGAPGAWWALDACVDTAPFGDESAWTFSPTSGEVRDGWLLGRGAADSKLAAAMFCHIAADVRAQAGQLAGGLAVLLDVDEHTGSFGGARAYLADPGIPVPAGVMIGYPGLDEVVVGGRGLWRARVSVPGASGHSGSSRRTTGAISRAACLIQSLDNAVMAPAAPGDPFPLPPKISVTACHGGEGFSVVPDLCVLNVDVRLTPSFGEDEAGLLVHDLIAALDRDLPGPRPTDVEVVAAWPPFQLQPGQEPAAALFRAAKETGLDPHAKTAGPSNIGNLLASHGNIAVTAGFGVPYEGLHGLDERAHLAELPKVYAVYHQAVVDLLSPV, encoded by the coding sequence GTGAGCGAGAACCTGGTGGAGCCGGCACGGAATCGGGTGGCGTCGGTGATCGATCTGGCGCAGCGGCTGGTGCGGGTGCCCTCCCGTGGCGGCCTCGACCCCTACGGACCGGTCTTGAATGTGTTGGAGGAGTGGCTGTTCGGCCACGGTCTGCCGCACAAGCGGCTGATGAGCCCGGAGGGGAATCTGGTCGGTCTGGTGGTGGAGATCGCCGGTGGTGCGCCCGGGGCGTGGTGGGCACTGGATGCCTGTGTGGATACCGCGCCGTTCGGCGATGAGAGCGCCTGGACCTTCTCGCCGACGTCCGGCGAGGTACGCGACGGGTGGCTGCTGGGCCGGGGAGCGGCGGACTCCAAGCTTGCGGCGGCCATGTTCTGTCACATCGCCGCCGATGTCCGCGCCCAAGCCGGCCAGCTGGCCGGGGGGTTGGCGGTGCTTCTGGACGTCGATGAGCACACCGGCTCTTTCGGCGGTGCTCGGGCTTATCTGGCGGACCCTGGGATCCCGGTACCGGCCGGCGTGATGATCGGTTATCCGGGCCTCGATGAAGTGGTCGTGGGCGGCCGTGGGCTGTGGCGGGCGCGCGTGTCGGTGCCCGGTGCGTCCGGGCACTCCGGCTCCAGCCGCCGCACGACCGGTGCGATCTCTCGGGCCGCCTGTCTGATCCAGTCCCTGGACAATGCCGTCATGGCGCCTGCGGCGCCCGGCGACCCGTTCCCGCTGCCGCCCAAGATTTCGGTGACCGCCTGCCATGGCGGTGAAGGATTCTCTGTGGTGCCCGACTTGTGTGTGCTGAACGTCGACGTGCGTCTGACCCCTTCCTTCGGTGAGGACGAAGCCGGACTGCTCGTCCACGATCTCATCGCGGCCTTGGACCGGGACCTGCCCGGCCCGCGGCCCACCGACGTCGAAGTCGTCGCTGCGTGGCCGCCGTTCCAGCTCCAGCCCGGCCAGGAGCCGGCCGCCGCGCTGTTCCGCGCGGCCAAGGAGACGGGACTCGACCCGCACGCCAAGACCGCGGGTCCTTCGAACATCGGCAACCTGCTCGCCAGCCACGGCAACATCGCCGTCACCGCCGGTTTCGGCGTCCCCTATGAGGGACTGCACGGCCTGGATGAACGCGCCCACCTCGCCGAACTCCCGAAGGTCTACGCCGTCTACCACCAAGCGGTTGTTGACCTGCTGAGTCCCGTCTGA